AGACGGCAGCAATTGCCCACCCATGAGAATGCAGAGCACTGAAGGCCAGCAGATGCCTGGCGTACCTCCGTACCTCGATGTGCCGCCGCAGCCTACTACAAATAGATGACCCCTCTCTCGCAGACCTGCCGCGCCCGCACTGCCAGAAGCTTGCTTGATCTGATCATCACTCTCCTCCAAGCAATAGCTGCTGCGCCATCGCCAACATGTGGTCCGCGGTGTTGGGAGCTCTGTTCTCCTATGTCGTGATGTCGGTGGTCTCCTACGTGTTCATGGCCGTCGCGGCCTGGTGGGTGAAGTGATCGGCTCCCTTGTCCTGATGATGGCCGTCGCCGCGTTTGCTCGCTGGCGCTAGCCCGGCGAGCtagaaataaataaaacaaatcGAGCGCGTGGTGACGGCGTCATCCTGGTTTCGTCTTTGCTTTCACGAATCACGGATATGTAATTCCGTTTTCAGTTtcaatatatatatttatatgatcttgctagtatatatatatatatatatatatatatatatatatatatatatatatatatatatatatatatatatatatatatatatatatatatatatatatatatatattgcttgTGTCTGAATCCTCCTCTTGTGCCGTGCTTGCCGCTTGTGTTTGGTCGATCAACGATCTTGATTTATATTGTTATTCATTCACTACGGATGCCACGATCTTGAGTGTTCATCCAGGATACACATCTTCTGCAGCTGAAAGATAAACTTCACCCACTCCGATCTGGCGATCTCGGTCGTTGGGCTTAGGTACGTACTTGTACTTCCCTTCCTGGCAGGCTATTGTTAATTCAGCGGCCACCAGATCCATATCATTCGCCCGCCCGTACCAGGCACCGACTCCGAATCGAAGTGAGTTCATCTTCTGCTTCATGACTATGGGTCGCCGCTTGCCGTGCCGGGAGGCGGGAGTACGGTGCTGCCACGACGGCTTACTCGGCAAAGTGGCCGGGCCGCAGCATCGTCCCACGTGCTAATGGAACTATGGATCGCTAGTCAGCCTCCACCAGTAAATAATTTGATCGAATCTCATGTGACCAATATAAAAAATCTTTCTTTATTCCACATTTGCATTACCGTATATTCCTCCAGAGTCTCCAGGTCCGAGAAGAGGATCACCATGCTCACGTACACTTTTATTCAAACACAAGCCGCCAACCGAATCGCAAATCCAAAAGCGTCAACTTCTCGAAATGATCACGGGAAGGCGAGCCCCGTTCCTCGGAGCTTCTCACGGAAGATCTCGTCCAGCCGCGCCGCCATCTCCGGCGTCATGTGGTTCTCCCAGTCCCCGGCGACACCCTTCCGGAAGAATGCGTCGCGCGGCATGGCGCGGTACCTCCCCGCGGTGCCGCTACCAGGCCTGTTCACCTCCAGCGCCTTCATCTCATCGAAGCTGCACAGGTCCACGACGGCCGCGACGTCCTCGGCGGCCGAGAACGGGCACCCCATGAACTCGGCCAGCCGCCGCACGTTGCCGGCGGGGTCGTGCAGCAGGTCCTCGTACCTGAGGAAGAGCGCCCTGTCCGGGCACGCCACGCTCGCGCGCCAGTAGGAGAGGACGTGGTCCCACACCGGGCCGGCCACCACGGTGCCGTCGCAGACGGACTCGAACGTGTCGGCGAACGAGAGGTCCGGCTTCGCGCGCCGGAGGAAGTGCCAGAGCGAGACCACCATGTCCTTGGGGTCCCTGCACACGTACGCGACCCTGCACCCGGTGACGACGGGCGCCGGGAGCAGGGCGTAGGGCAGGTGCGTGTTCATCAGCCGCGGCGACGGAAGCGCGTCGAGCTTCGCATCCTCCCCGGTGGCGAAGATGTCGTCGATGAACGGGACGCAGTCGTGCGGGTTGAGCCGGCGGAGCGGGTGCCCCGCGCTGGCCGGCGGGTACGCCGTACGCGCCGCCGTGGCGAAGGCCAGCGCCTTCAGCCACGTGGTGCCACACTTGGGGTAGCTGGCCAGGATCACGTAGTCGGGGCGCGGCGCGAAGCGGCGCTGGAACACGATGGTCCCCGGCACCCAGTGCTCCGGCAGCCAGAAGCCCTGGTACAGGCGCAGCTCCAGGATGGACTGCTCCCTGCGCGGCAGGGAGGCCACGAGGTCGCCGAACTCCTCCTTGGGAGTGTGCTCCGGGACCGTGCCATCGTCGACGTCGTTGAACGGGACGGGGCCGGACGGAGCCACCGAGTtggaggcggcggcgacggcggccatggAAGTGATGAGAAGCCGAGGGCGCGCGCGCGGGGCAGAGAAGTGAAGCAAGTGCTCTGTCACCGACTGACTGTGTGGTTTCCGGGCGAGTGGTCGCGCGTTTATAACGAATATGGTGAGGTGGACCAATCATGCAAGCTCCTCTAAACTTTACTGATATTGTTTAAATACAGGAcgtaaagttttagggtgtcacatcgACTGTCAAATGAGAATGTCATGTaagtgttcggatattaataaaaaataaattataaaagccACCAGTAATCCGCaatacgaatttattaaacctaattaatcaatcattagcacatatgttactgtagcaccgcattgtcaaattatggactaattaagcttaaaaaattcatctcgcaaattagtcgcaaactgtataattagttattttttaatctatatttaatactttatgtatgTATCAAATATTTGATGGGACATGAAGTAAACTTTAAGAGAGAGAAGCGCTGATAAGGATCAAGCAAAATTGGACTTGGCTGCTGACCACGTGGTCTAGAGTTTTTCTGTTTAACAATTAGCCGGGTGCTAACTTGGCGCGCCCGTCAAGACAAGCAGCAAAGCTCCAAAGTCCAAGcccccatccatccatccatgctTCAGAATTCTGCGTATTTTGACCGCTTTTCTGTTATTTGCTCCAAATTCTGTGTAGTTTCAACTTACAACTTACTACTAGTACATTCACTTTTGCTCCCTAGCTGTGTCTCAGCGCCAGAGACATTTCTGAAAATAAGCAAATATCACACATTGCTTATTAtacccatccatccatccattgtAGTTTCAACTTACAATACTACTAGTCACTTAGAATTtttaagatttttttttcaagCTGGCAAGATGATTTGTTATAGAAATTAGAGAACGAAGGACAAGGGCTATGTCTAAATCTGTAATTTGTGAATCGAACTTTGTACGCAGATGATTAATTGATTCATGTCAGGCATAGAGATGTAACAGTAAGATGAAAAAAGTTTTGTCGCTAAACAGGTATCACTAAAAAAAACTTTCTGTTCGACGATCTTACTATTATTCTTATGATACAtgcttgaaaaaaaaataaatcttaaAAATTCAGATATCACACATTGCTAGATAAAAACTCTAATTGAATCGACAATAATAGCCCTTAGATTTTGTTATTTCTGAAAGATTTCTAACATATATACCATTATTGATATACtttaaaataaattatttataCCTAAACAACACATATCTTCTATTATAAAACATAACATGCCTTATTGAAAAACTCGCCACACACAACAtatctgtttttttttaaatcaaatgatcctccctctctccccttggTGTAGGTGTCAGTGTGATCGTCATGAGCTCCACCGCTAAGGTCCCCAAATCCATTCTGGCGATCGTTCATTGGATTTTAGCCTAGCGAACGATCTGACCGGCAAAGCTGCATGCGCCACACAGTCTCTAGCTGCCTAGACGTCACTTtttaaaaataatatatttatttcAAAATGTTATACTTCTAAATGGTGTATCCATTTTTAATTCCGTCTGCATCGGTGTGTTCTATACGACGAAGTGAACAAAACTAGATCACACTCGCATATGTTTTGAAGAATTTTTTAGTAACAAT
Above is a genomic segment from Miscanthus floridulus cultivar M001 chromosome 3, ASM1932011v1, whole genome shotgun sequence containing:
- the LOC136547153 gene encoding cytosolic sulfotransferase 5-like, translated to MAAVAAASNSVAPSGPVPFNDVDDGTVPEHTPKEEFGDLVASLPRREQSILELRLYQGFWLPEHWVPGTIVFQRRFAPRPDYVILASYPKCGTTWLKALAFATAARTAYPPASAGHPLRRLNPHDCVPFIDDIFATGEDAKLDALPSPRLMNTHLPYALLPAPVVTGCRVAYVCRDPKDMVVSLWHFLRRAKPDLSFADTFESVCDGTVVAGPVWDHVLSYWRASVACPDRALFLRYEDLLHDPAGNVRRLAEFMGCPFSAAEDVAAVVDLCSFDEMKALEVNRPGSGTAGRYRAMPRDAFFRKGVAGDWENHMTPEMAARLDEIFREKLRGTGLAFP